A window of Aliarcobacter trophiarum LMG 25534 contains these coding sequences:
- a CDS encoding MBOAT family O-acyltransferase, whose product MLFNSYEFIFIFLPITFIVYFYLLSQRLILGAKIFLVIASLFFYGYWNFNYVPLILLSIFVNYSVGLSLVNHEKIKVNSKTILIFGILFNVGLLGYFKYTDFLLENFNGIFGSNIPLPHIILPLGISFFTFTQIAFLVDAYRREAKEYSLVNYMLFVTYFPHLLAGPILHHKEMMPQFASKYNWVKNYRNIALGLFIFSIGLFKKVVIADTFAVWANAGFDTATTLNLIEAWATSLSYTFQLYFDFSGYTDMAIGISLMFNIKLPINFNSPYKALSIQDFWRRWHMTLSRFLRDYIYIPLGGNRKGEFRTYTNLLATFLIGGLWHGAGWTFIVWGALHGVALAIHRFWQRLGFKLNKILAWFITFNFINITWIFFRAKDFESAIKLLGSMFSLDNVVLSEKLLTKFKFLREIGINGEKMFIDIGAKNSEIFIWICIAFILVLGFKNSMTYLNSSFKANYTYMFYMIILSVIPLYYIVYLQNRVSEFLYFDF is encoded by the coding sequence ATGTTATTTAATAGTTATGAATTTATTTTTATATTTTTACCAATAACCTTTATAGTATATTTTTATCTATTGAGCCAAAGATTAATTCTTGGTGCAAAGATATTTTTAGTAATAGCAAGTTTGTTTTTTTATGGATATTGGAATTTTAATTATGTTCCTTTGATACTATTATCAATATTTGTAAACTATAGTGTAGGGTTAAGTTTAGTAAATCATGAGAAGATAAAAGTAAACAGTAAAACAATTTTAATATTTGGTATATTGTTTAATGTAGGATTACTAGGATACTTTAAATATACAGATTTCTTGCTTGAAAACTTTAATGGTATATTTGGATCAAACATTCCATTGCCACATATTATTCTTCCTTTAGGTATTAGCTTCTTTACCTTTACTCAAATAGCATTTTTAGTAGATGCATACAGACGTGAAGCAAAAGAGTATAGTTTAGTAAATTATATGCTGTTTGTAACATATTTTCCACACTTACTTGCAGGTCCAATTCTTCATCATAAAGAGATGATGCCACAATTTGCAAGTAAATATAATTGGGTAAAGAATTATAGAAATATAGCATTAGGATTATTTATATTTTCTATTGGGTTGTTTAAAAAAGTTGTAATAGCAGATACCTTTGCAGTATGGGCAAATGCTGGATTTGATACAGCAACAACTTTAAATTTAATAGAAGCATGGGCGACATCATTATCTTATACATTCCAACTATACTTTGATTTTTCTGGATATACAGATATGGCAATTGGGATATCTTTAATGTTTAATATAAAACTTCCAATAAACTTTAATTCTCCATATAAAGCTCTAAGTATTCAAGATTTTTGGAGAAGATGGCATATGACTCTAAGTAGGTTCCTTAGAGATTATATTTATATTCCATTGGGTGGTAATAGAAAAGGTGAATTTAGAACATATACAAATTTATTGGCAACTTTTTTAATAGGTGGGCTTTGGCATGGAGCTGGATGGACATTTATAGTATGGGGAGCATTGCATGGAGTTGCATTAGCTATTCATAGATTTTGGCAAAGATTAGGATTTAAACTAAATAAGATTTTGGCTTGGTTTATTACTTTTAACTTTATAAATATAACATGGATATTTTTTAGAGCAAAAGATTTTGAGAGTGCAATAAAATTATTAGGAAGTATGTTTAGTTTGGATAATGTTGTGTTATCTGAGAAATTACTTACTAAATTTAAGTTTCTAAGAGAAATTGGTATTAATGGTGAAAAAATGTTTATTGATATAGGTGCAAAAAATAGTGAAATTTTTATTTGGATTTGTATAGCCTTTATTTTAGTCTTAGGCTTTAAAAATTCTATGACTTATTTGAATAGTAGTTTTAAAGCTAATTATACTTATATGTTTTATATGATAATTCTCTCTGTAATTCCTTTATACTATATAGTATATTTGCAAAATAGAGTTTCTGAATTTTTATATTTTGATTTTTAG
- a CDS encoding YhcH/YjgK/YiaL family protein, whose amino-acid sequence MAIFGNIEILKKQIKDTRFSTAFEYLTKVLNEKSEEYKRLKSYNLNAFEKIVLDKNNFALEQTYFSKDREKCFFEAHIKNIDVQFILEGEEIIEVDNIKNLNVYFKYNENMDLIKYGDSNFSSSIKLKKGDIAIFFPDDAHMPCIKINEPIKVIKTVVKVKV is encoded by the coding sequence ATGGCAATATTTGGTAATATAGAAATTTTAAAAAAACAAATTAAAGATACTAGATTTTCTACTGCTTTTGAATATTTAACAAAAGTTTTAAATGAAAAAAGTGAAGAGTATAAAAGATTAAAGTCATATAATCTAAATGCATTTGAAAAAATAGTTTTAGATAAAAATAACTTTGCACTAGAACAAACATATTTTTCAAAAGATAGAGAAAAATGTTTTTTTGAAGCACATATAAAAAATATAGATGTTCAGTTTATCCTTGAAGGTGAAGAGATTATAGAAGTTGATAATATAAAAAATCTTAATGTATATTTTAAATACAATGAAAATATGGATTTAATTAAGTATGGAGATTCAAATTTTTCATCATCTATTAAACTAAAAAAAGGTGATATAGCTATTTTCTTTCCAGATGATGCCCATATGCCTTGTATTAAAATAAATGAACCAATAAAAGTTATTAAAACTGTTGTAAAGGTTAAAGTTTGA
- a CDS encoding phosphoglycerate dehydrogenase produces the protein MKVFVSTHPFSSTSKEPMELLKNNDFEVKLNPLEHKMNSQELAIEIKDSEILIAGTEKITEEVFQNAPNLKLISRVGIGLDGVDFELCKKYGVRVTYTPDAPTMAVAELCVGMILDLARQITITDKNIRLGIWKRHMGTLLYGKTIGIFGMGRIGKSLVHLLSSFNIKFLVHDTNPDIAFGRLYNVNFVSKEEVLKKSDIISVNIPLKKDTLNYITTKELSMMTSHTILINTARGGIINENNLYIALKNKQIAGAAVDVFEEEPYKGNLCQLDNCLLTCHMGASTIDSRRDMEIQAVEEVIRFKNNEPLKNEVFNND, from the coding sequence ATGAAAGTTTTTGTATCAACTCACCCTTTTAGCTCAACATCAAAAGAACCAATGGAATTACTAAAGAATAATGATTTTGAAGTTAAATTAAATCCTCTTGAGCATAAAATGAATTCTCAAGAGTTGGCAATAGAAATAAAAGATTCTGAAATTCTTATTGCAGGAACTGAAAAAATCACAGAAGAAGTATTTCAAAATGCTCCAAATCTAAAACTTATTTCAAGAGTAGGTATAGGACTTGATGGAGTTGATTTTGAATTATGTAAAAAATATGGTGTAAGAGTTACATATACTCCAGATGCTCCTACTATGGCTGTAGCTGAACTTTGTGTTGGTATGATTTTAGATTTAGCTAGACAAATTACAATTACTGATAAGAATATTCGACTTGGTATTTGGAAAAGACATATGGGAACTTTACTATATGGAAAAACTATTGGTATTTTTGGAATGGGAAGAATTGGTAAAAGTTTAGTACATCTTTTGTCTTCTTTTAATATTAAGTTTTTAGTGCATGATACTAATCCTGATATTGCTTTTGGAAGATTATACAATGTAAATTTTGTTTCAAAAGAAGAAGTTCTAAAAAAAAGTGATATTATTTCAGTTAATATTCCTCTTAAAAAAGACACTTTAAATTATATTACTACAAAAGAATTATCTATGATGACTTCACATACTATTTTAATAAATACTGCCCGTGGAGGAATTATAAATGAAAATAATTTATATATTGCATTGAAAAATAAACAAATAGCAGGTGCTGCTGTAGATGTATTTGAAGAAGAACCATATAAAGGTAATCTTTGTCAATTAGATAATTGTTTGCTAACATGTCATATGGGAGCAAGTACTATTGATAGCAGAAGAGATATGGAAATTCAAGCAGTAGAAGAAGTAATAAGATTTAAAAACAATGAACCTTTGAAAAATGAGGTATTTAACAATGACTAA
- a CDS encoding HpcH/HpaI aldolase family protein has product MSLKQKLKNGELTIGSWVMMGNSLSIEVMALAGFEWLVIDIEHTSIDLQTAENLIRTIQANCIKALVRVSKNEEVIIKRILDMGADGIIVPMVCSKEDAITAVNYAKYPPIGKRGVGLYRASGYGTRFEEYKKWVNEELVIIAQIEHIEAVNNIDDILQVAGIDGTIIGPYDLSGSMGYPGEFERKDVKIAVQKVLDRCKIHNIPSGFHVVDTNPENLKQKIDQGCTFLAYGIDYFFLRDSAMNGMKKLKEGLN; this is encoded by the coding sequence ATGAGTTTAAAACAAAAATTAAAAAATGGTGAACTTACAATTGGTTCATGGGTAATGATGGGAAATTCCTTGAGTATTGAAGTGATGGCATTGGCAGGATTTGAATGGCTTGTTATTGATATAGAACATACTTCCATAGATTTGCAAACTGCTGAAAATCTAATAAGAACTATTCAAGCAAATTGTATAAAAGCACTCGTTAGAGTTAGTAAGAATGAAGAAGTAATCATAAAAAGAATATTAGATATGGGAGCAGATGGAATAATAGTGCCTATGGTATGTTCTAAAGAAGATGCAATTACTGCTGTAAATTATGCAAAATATCCACCTATTGGTAAAAGAGGTGTTGGTTTATATAGAGCTTCTGGATATGGTACGAGATTTGAAGAGTATAAAAAATGGGTAAATGAAGAGTTAGTAATAATAGCTCAAATAGAACATATTGAAGCAGTAAATAATATAGATGATATTTTACAGGTTGCTGGTATTGACGGAACAATAATTGGACCATATGATTTATCTGGTTCTATGGGATATCCAGGTGAATTTGAAAGAAAAGATGTAAAAATTGCTGTTCAAAAAGTATTGGATAGATGCAAAATTCATAATATTCCATCAGGATTTCATGTAGTAGATACAAATCCAGAAAATTTAAAACAAAAAATTGATCAAGGGTGTACTTTTTTAGCCTATGGAATAGATTACTTTTTTTTGAGAGATTCAGCTATGAACGGTATGAAAAAATTAAAAGAAGGATTAAATTAA
- a CDS encoding 6-hydroxymethylpterin diphosphokinase MptE-like protein — protein MREQLKRITPIYETYRLYRNIRSKLIDGYTRPYKDKYNSSNLYLAFETFGYKMASRNMPITQNHKDILKYHNVYKGKRAFLIGNGPSLNKLDLTKLKDEITIGVNSIYLNKDKMGFLPTHYVVEDNYVAEDRANEINTMRGPQKWFGNYLKYCLNSEKDDKVNWINVRMRYDNYPNFPYFSENIARQAWTGGSVTYICMQLAFYLGIKELYLIGFDHHYDIPDDADIEGLQITSQSDDPNHFHPDYFGKGYRWHDPMVDRMEQGYAKAGEFFEKHGRKIYNATSGGKLEVLERVDYNSLF, from the coding sequence ATGAGAGAACAATTAAAAAGAATTACACCAATATATGAAACTTATAGATTATATCGTAATATTAGAAGTAAATTAATAGATGGGTATACAAGACCATATAAGGATAAATATAATTCTTCAAATTTATATTTAGCATTTGAAACATTTGGCTATAAAATGGCATCTAGAAATATGCCAATAACACAAAATCATAAAGATATACTTAAATACCATAATGTATATAAAGGGAAAAGAGCATTTTTAATAGGCAATGGACCTAGTTTAAATAAACTTGATCTAACAAAGTTAAAAGATGAAATTACAATAGGAGTAAATAGTATTTACTTAAATAAAGATAAAATGGGATTTTTACCTACACACTATGTGGTTGAAGATAACTATGTTGCAGAAGATAGAGCAAATGAAATAAATACAATGAGAGGACCACAAAAATGGTTTGGTAATTATCTAAAGTATTGTCTGAATAGTGAAAAAGATGATAAGGTAAATTGGATAAATGTGAGAATGAGATATGATAATTATCCAAATTTCCCATATTTCTCAGAAAATATAGCAAGACAGGCATGGACAGGAGGTTCTGTAACATATATTTGTATGCAACTAGCATTTTATTTAGGTATAAAAGAACTTTATTTAATTGGCTTTGATCATCATTATGATATTCCAGATGATGCTGATATTGAAGGATTACAAATTACATCTCAAAGTGATGATCCAAATCATTTTCATCCAGATTATTTTGGTAAAGGTTATAGATGGCATGACCCGATGGTTGATAGAATGGAGCAAGGATATGCTAAAGCAGGTGAGTTTTTCGAAAAACATGGAAGAAAAATTTATAATGCAACAAGTGGTGGAAAGTTAGAAGTTTTGGAAAGAGTGGATTATAATAGTTTGTTTTAA
- a CDS encoding cyclase family protein: protein MNLSKFVYLSHILDNNTPSYGNKNKFISSKKSDISKGDIANDTTIETTVHIGTHIDMPYHFFEYGQTIENFDCGYFNFENVLFIEFVPKELVIGAKLIEQLDKIKDKNIYEILIVKTGICYKRDTQEFWELNYGFDPSIAEYLRNSFPNIRVIGFDSISVSSFQNRMIGREAHKAFLNPKNPILLLEDMDLKQIDINTKFKRVIIAPLRISNCDGLPCTIIGEIE from the coding sequence ATGAATTTGAGTAAATTTGTGTATCTTTCACATATTTTAGATAATAATACACCTAGTTATGGAAATAAGAATAAATTTATTTCTAGTAAAAAATCTGATATTTCAAAAGGTGATATTGCAAATGATACAACAATAGAAACAACAGTTCATATAGGCACTCATATAGATATGCCTTATCATTTTTTTGAATATGGGCAGACCATTGAAAATTTTGATTGTGGATATTTTAATTTTGAAAATGTGCTATTCATAGAATTTGTTCCTAAAGAGCTTGTTATAGGGGCTAAACTCATAGAACAATTGGATAAAATAAAAGACAAAAATATATATGAGATTCTGATAGTAAAAACAGGTATTTGTTATAAAAGAGATACTCAAGAATTTTGGGAATTAAATTATGGATTTGATCCGTCGATAGCTGAATATTTAAGAAACTCATTTCCAAATATAAGAGTGATTGGATTTGATAGTATTTCGGTATCAAGTTTCCAAAATAGAATGATAGGAAGAGAAGCTCATAAGGCTTTCTTAAATCCTAAAAACCCTATTTTATTGCTTGAAGATATGGATTTAAAGCAAATAGATATAAATACAAAATTTAAAAGAGTAATTATTGCACCATTAAGAATATCAAATTGTGATGGATTACCTTGTACAATAATTGGAGAAATAGAATAA
- a CDS encoding acylneuraminate cytidylyltransferase family protein: protein MNIKALLPMKGNSQRVPNKNMKSFNGSPLYHAIVKSLLASKYINNVVINTDSEVIAKDAKKTFGDKIIIIDRPTEIQGDFVSMNDIIAYDLSKLDGEHFLQTHSTNPLLKSETIDSAIENYFTKIDNFDSVFGVTKVQTRFYDKNAKAINHNPNELLRTQDLEPMYEENSNFYIFSKEAFKNSNNKRIGLKPQIFEVNKLEAVDIDEPEDFIMAELLYKNKDKL, encoded by the coding sequence ATGAACATAAAAGCACTATTACCAATGAAGGGAAATTCGCAAAGAGTTCCAAATAAAAACATGAAGAGTTTTAATGGTTCACCACTTTATCATGCTATAGTAAAATCACTCTTGGCTAGTAAGTATATAAATAATGTTGTTATAAATACAGATAGTGAAGTTATAGCAAAAGATGCAAAAAAAACTTTTGGAGATAAAATTATAATAATTGATAGGCCAACTGAGATTCAAGGAGATTTCGTTTCTATGAATGATATCATAGCTTATGATTTATCAAAATTAGATGGAGAGCATTTTTTACAAACTCATAGTACAAATCCTCTTTTGAAGAGTGAGACTATTGATAGTGCAATAGAAAACTATTTTACTAAAATAGATAATTTTGATAGTGTTTTTGGTGTTACAAAGGTTCAGACAAGATTTTATGACAAAAATGCAAAGGCAATCAATCACAATCCAAATGAGTTATTAAGAACACAAGATTTAGAACCTATGTATGAAGAGAATTCAAATTTTTATATTTTTTCCAAAGAAGCATTTAAAAATTCCAATAATAAAAGAATAGGATTAAAACCTCAAATTTTTGAAGTAAATAAACTAGAAGCAGTAGATATAGATGAGCCAGAAGATTTTATAATGGCAGAACTTTTATATAAAAATAAAGATAAACTATAA
- a CDS encoding class I SAM-dependent methyltransferase: MDNLLNQDFRKELLRTDIIPRKLNEISQKYRNMFLEDFKNKVIKTELVEKCQCGSLNLEELTKIDRFGLPFGSLICRDCGLVMTNPRMSQESLSYYYDKYYHPLNYGEEHLENQVALFEDGQGKKIFTIIKDFLPKKEKISVLEIGAGTGNVLSEFKEEAKKENIIVEELGTEYNNNCINKCKEKSINTIFGNIQTVIGLNKKFDLIILSHVFEHFIDLNKELDDLKQLMVDKTLLYVEVPGLFVIHEKDYYNNSFLGYHIHAHMFNFNKDSLNNLMHMSGFESKFINEKVESVYSLKHNINGSIQNNFIKNSYSKVLNYLELLSEGILTNFYKTLKRWHETEKSKREKYQRWNQQNNKKLEKICIQYDKVKRASYIRKISELKELFKILGDLKS; encoded by the coding sequence ATGGATAATTTATTAAATCAAGATTTTAGAAAAGAACTTCTTAGAACGGATATTATTCCTAGAAAATTAAATGAAATATCTCAGAAATATAGAAATATGTTTTTAGAAGATTTTAAAAATAAAGTAATAAAAACGGAACTTGTAGAAAAATGTCAATGTGGAAGTCTTAATCTTGAAGAACTAACAAAAATTGATAGGTTTGGTTTACCTTTTGGTAGTTTGATTTGTAGAGATTGTGGTTTAGTTATGACAAATCCTAGAATGTCTCAAGAATCATTATCTTATTATTACGATAAATATTATCATCCTCTAAATTATGGGGAGGAACACTTAGAAAATCAAGTAGCACTTTTTGAGGATGGACAAGGTAAAAAGATATTTACTATTATAAAAGATTTTTTACCCAAAAAAGAGAAAATAAGTGTTCTTGAAATTGGAGCAGGTACAGGAAATGTACTTTCTGAGTTTAAGGAAGAAGCTAAAAAAGAAAATATTATAGTTGAGGAACTTGGTACAGAGTATAATAATAATTGTATCAATAAATGTAAAGAAAAAAGTATAAATACAATTTTTGGGAATATCCAAACTGTAATAGGCTTAAATAAGAAATTTGATTTAATTATATTAAGTCATGTATTTGAACATTTTATAGATTTGAATAAAGAACTAGATGATTTAAAACAACTTATGGTAGACAAAACTTTATTATATGTTGAAGTGCCTGGATTGTTTGTGATTCATGAAAAAGATTATTATAATAATTCATTTTTAGGCTATCATATTCATGCACATATGTTTAATTTTAATAAGGATTCGTTAAATAATTTAATGCATATGAGTGGTTTTGAATCAAAATTTATTAATGAAAAAGTTGAGTCAGTTTATTCTTTAAAGCATAATATTAATGGAAGTATACAAAATAATTTTATAAAAAACTCATATTCTAAAGTTTTAAATTATTTAGAGTTATTATCAGAAGGTATTTTAACCAATTTTTATAAAACTTTAAAAAGATGGCATGAGACAGAAAAATCAAAGAGAGAAAAATATCAAAGATGGAATCAACAAAATAATAAGAAGTTGGAAAAAATTTGTATTCAATATGATAAAGTTAAAAGAGCAAGTTATATTAGAAAAATTTCTGAATTAAAAGAATTATTTAAAATATTAGGAGATTTAAAAAGTTAA
- a CDS encoding HAD family hydrolase has translation MIKNIIFDFDGVILDSVPIKTEGFKKLFEGFPKNKVKEFIQYHELNGGKSRYIKIKYFFNKLLNENISEDDILKYANRYSLITKEELTNSKYIIEDTVSFINHNYKKYNMHIASGADENDLKYICERLNLTKYFLSITGSPIMKSKIVKNILEMNNYKKEETILIGDSINDYEAAEENHIEFFGYNNVKLKKNNTYIDKFVEINLQSY, from the coding sequence TTGATAAAAAATATAATATTTGATTTTGATGGAGTAATACTTGATTCTGTCCCTATAAAAACTGAAGGGTTTAAAAAACTTTTTGAAGGATTTCCAAAAAACAAAGTAAAAGAGTTTATTCAATATCACGAATTAAATGGTGGAAAATCTAGATATATAAAAATTAAATATTTTTTTAATAAATTATTAAATGAAAATATTTCAGAAGATGATATTTTAAAGTATGCTAATAGGTACTCTTTAATAACAAAAGAAGAATTGACAAATTCAAAATATATTATTGAAGATACAGTAAGCTTTATAAATCATAATTATAAAAAATATAATATGCATATAGCATCTGGTGCAGATGAAAATGATTTAAAATATATCTGTGAAAGATTAAACTTGACAAAATATTTTTTATCTATAACTGGATCTCCAATCATGAAATCAAAAATAGTAAAAAATATTTTAGAAATGAATAATTATAAAAAAGAGGAAACTATTTTAATAGGTGATAGTATAAATGATTATGAAGCAGCTGAAGAAAATCACATTGAATTTTTTGGTTATAATAATGTAAAACTTAAAAAAAACAATACATATATAGATAAATTTGTTGAGATTAATTTACAGAGTTATTAA
- a CDS encoding glycosyltransferase yields MRIVVFSENNYGCGASIAAYRLVKGLSKNNEVFFIYEKNRAKFNIFRNIKFSVWHLGKSTSIFKNSIFIGFNILSKLTKTNINRWFLFKVFYKKIKDFKPDIIHFHNTYFTHEQIAKLSENFPVVWTMHDQFALFLYNYKVIKFDGNEKVYCPINDWRRKFYDVDKLLNNNDANIVFTPPSQWLADLGKTVINGRKRIEVIHNGIDINEFFPIDKKKARTNLGLKNKFTFLFLAGTGAWERKNSIIIFKALKLIPDLDIQVVAIGSVTKYKFDDNRIINKGAVYTSEELREVYNSADVFCIPSVLDNLPNTVLESLLCGIPVLGSNKGGIQEMIINDKTGWSFDPYSASDLAIKIEFLYNHRDSIINKTEECRNSVINKFSEDKMINSYTTLYKELKKDQR; encoded by the coding sequence ATGAGAATAGTAGTTTTTAGTGAAAACAATTATGGCTGTGGTGCTTCAATAGCAGCTTATAGGTTGGTAAAAGGTTTGTCAAAAAATAATGAAGTTTTTTTTATTTATGAAAAAAATAGAGCTAAGTTTAATATATTTAGAAATATTAAATTTAGTGTTTGGCATTTAGGAAAATCTACTAGTATATTTAAAAATAGTATATTTATAGGCTTCAATATATTATCAAAACTAACTAAGACAAATATAAACAGATGGTTTTTATTTAAAGTATTTTATAAAAAAATAAAAGATTTTAAGCCAGATATTATTCATTTTCATAATACATATTTTACACATGAACAAATAGCAAAGTTAAGCGAGAATTTTCCTGTGGTTTGGACAATGCATGATCAGTTTGCTCTTTTTTTATATAATTATAAAGTAATTAAGTTTGATGGTAATGAAAAAGTATATTGTCCTATTAATGATTGGCGAAGAAAATTTTATGATGTTGATAAACTTTTAAATAATAATGATGCTAATATAGTCTTTACTCCACCATCTCAGTGGTTAGCTGATTTAGGTAAAACAGTAATTAATGGTAGAAAAAGGATAGAAGTAATTCATAATGGAATTGATATTAATGAGTTTTTTCCAATTGATAAAAAAAAGGCAAGAACTAATTTAGGATTAAAAAATAAGTTTACATTCCTATTTTTAGCTGGAACAGGAGCTTGGGAAAGGAAAAATTCAATTATAATTTTTAAGGCTTTAAAATTAATACCAGATTTGGATATTCAAGTTGTAGCTATAGGATCTGTTACAAAATATAAATTTGATGATAATAGAATCATAAATAAAGGTGCAGTTTATACTTCAGAAGAATTAAGAGAAGTATACAATTCTGCTGATGTTTTTTGTATTCCTTCTGTATTGGATAATTTACCAAATACTGTTCTTGAAAGTTTATTATGTGGGATACCAGTACTTGGTTCAAATAAAGGAGGAATTCAAGAAATGATTATAAATGATAAAACAGGATGGAGTTTTGATCCTTATTCAGCAAGTGACTTAGCAATAAAAATTGAGTTTCTTTATAATCATCGTGATAGTATTATTAATAAAACAGAAGAATGTAGAAATTCAGTAATAAATAAATTTAGCGAGGATAAAATGATTAATAGTTACACAACACTATATAAAGAGTTAAAAAAGGATCAAAGATGA
- a CDS encoding NAD-dependent epimerase/dehydratase family protein, translating into MTKKVVVFGGCGFIGSYVVEELINNGYDVVAADLNISKYVNIKYFIKCDILDVKNVNEVIKGANIVYNFAGFANLDDAIANPTKALELNVMGNLNILEACKINNIKRFIYASSAYSMSDKGSFYGISKLTSEKLTEEYYKKFGLEFTIIRYGSVYGERDYQNNYIYNLVKSAMLTRTINHSGDGEEVREYIHAADVAKLAIQVIKSEDFVNEHLILTGVERMHRKELFTMINEILGNKIEINLNNDGYHNHYQTTPYSFHPTRSKKLVANPYIDMGQGILECMKEIEKNNEFE; encoded by the coding sequence ATGACTAAAAAAGTAGTAGTTTTTGGTGGTTGTGGATTTATAGGAAGTTATGTAGTTGAAGAACTTATTAATAATGGATACGATGTAGTAGCAGCTGATCTAAATATTTCTAAATATGTAAATATAAAATATTTTATCAAGTGTGATATTTTAGATGTTAAAAATGTGAATGAAGTTATAAAAGGTGCAAATATAGTTTATAATTTTGCAGGGTTTGCAAACCTTGATGATGCTATAGCTAATCCTACAAAAGCCTTAGAATTGAATGTAATGGGAAATTTAAATATTTTAGAAGCTTGTAAAATAAATAATATAAAAAGATTTATTTATGCAAGTAGTGCTTATTCTATGAGCGATAAGGGCTCTTTTTATGGAATTAGTAAACTTACATCAGAAAAACTTACAGAAGAGTATTACAAAAAGTTTGGTTTAGAATTTACTATTATTCGATACGGTTCAGTATATGGAGAAAGAGATTATCAAAATAATTATATTTACAATTTAGTAAAAAGTGCTATGCTAACAAGAACTATCAATCATAGTGGAGATGGAGAAGAAGTAAGAGAATATATTCATGCAGCAGATGTTGCAAAGTTAGCAATTCAAGTCATAAAGAGTGAAGATTTTGTAAATGAACATCTTATTCTTACAGGAGTTGAGAGAATGCATAGAAAAGAATTATTTACTATGATTAATGAAATATTGGGTAATAAAATAGAAATAAATTTAAATAATGATGGATATCACAATCACTATCAAACTACACCATATTCATTTCATCCTACAAGAAGTAAAAAACTAGTAGCAAATCCATATATCGACATGGGACAAGGAATCTTAGAGTGTATGAAAGAAATAGAGAAAAATAATGAATTTGAGTAA